A window from Electrophorus electricus isolate fEleEle1 chromosome 7, fEleEle1.pri, whole genome shotgun sequence encodes these proteins:
- the LOC113575787 gene encoding tetraspanin-8: MAKINPCFKKTFVVFNVLFAVFGLVILAVAGLVHLFLEEFDEKWSVVLSLYVTGGVTFIIATLGAYGAHTENKGLLIAFFTLMCTGTVILFRVAVPVAIFRSEMILTMKTEMNHLVPLDRTRPNVQHMLVMFQKTFQCCGFFNGYQDWGEEVPDSCDCVSTYVHPDECQQMTSVSAYKRIFQLSNKSRMVYKEPCGPVLMQYLDKIYSSILGVLFGLAALALLGTVMSLAMIIRVSATGHSPLPTFGVSYIPPKYSVLEKNIK; the protein is encoded by the exons ATGGCAAAAATCAACCCGTGTTTCAAGAAAACTTTTGTTGTCTTCAATGTCCTTTTTGCT GTGTTTGGCTTGGTTATCTTGGCAGTGGCTGGCCTGGTTCATCTCTTCTTGGAAGAG TTTGATGAGAAGTGGAGCGTAGTGCTCAGCCTGTATGTGACAGGAGGGGTCACCTTCATCATCGCTACGCTGGGCGCTTATGGCGCTCACACGGAGAATAAAGGTCTTCTGATCGCA tttttcaCTTTGATGTGTACTGGAACTGTCATTCTCTTCCGGGTAGCGGTTCCAGTAGCCATCTTCCGCTCGGAG ATGATCTTAACTATGAAGACCGAAATGAACCACTTGGTGCCACTGGACCGCACCAGGCCAAATGTTCAGCACATGCTTGTCATGTTTCAGAAGACG TTCCAGTGCTGTGGATTCTTTAATGGCTACCAGGACTGGGGAGAGGAAGTTCCTGACTCATGCGACTGTGTTTCCACATATGTCCACCCCGATGAGTGTCAGCAGATGACCTCTGTCTCTGCATACAAGAGG ATATTTCAACTCTCGAACAAAAGCAGGATGGTCTACAAAGAG CCATGTGGCCCCGTGCTGATGCAATACTTGGACAAGATCTATAGTAGCATCCTGGGAGTGCTGTTTGGCCTGGCGGCTTTGGCT ttgtTGGGAACGGTGATGTCACTTGCGATGATCATCCGTGTTAGCGCTACTGGACACAGCCCTCTGCCCACCTTTGGCGTCAGCTACATACCACCAAAATACTCAGTGCTCGAGAAGAATATCAAGTAG